A window from Triticum aestivum cultivar Chinese Spring chromosome 6D, IWGSC CS RefSeq v2.1, whole genome shotgun sequence encodes these proteins:
- the LOC123145722 gene encoding replication protein A 70 kDa DNA-binding subunit A, with the protein MASARLSPNGVGAALAGDTNLRPIVQVVNLRCVNVDGKGTPRSDRWRGLVSDGAETCPAMFAGQLSDLARSGLIRRGSVVQLDEYVINMVGGRRVIVVLNLTVLLAECDIIGNPVITPESESSNQNNPRVEQFNGTRQYGLAAGNPSPTRPNGNVPVFQPSLAGNSLNTATRLSDKSPVFQPTAQPSYRPAPSYKNQGAIAKNEAPARIIPISSLNPYQGRWAIKGRVTAKGDIRRYHNAKGEGKVFNFDLLDSDGGEIRVACFNTQLDRFYEVVEVGKVYVVSRGNLKPVQRNYNHLNSEWEITLERDSSVDLCPDENSSIPSQQYNFRPISEIEDTPTGTILDIIGVAISVSPSTTVQKKNGTETLKRIIGLKDMSGRSVDLTMWGDFCNREGSQLQEMVERGVFPVLGVKTGRVNDFNGKCVGTISSSQLLIDPDLSEAHTLRQWFDGGGRDASTQSISRDHTPAASRNEVRTTVAKIKDDGLGMGDKPDWVTVKASIIFFKSDNFCYTACPTKEGDRQCNKKVTKGTSGLWVCDKCDKEFPECDYRYLLQLQIQDHSGTTWVTAFQETAQELLGCSALELITYKENGDPRFAETMLSCLFKDYLLRLKVKEETYSDERRVKNTLVKVERFDPAAESRYLLDLLSRSVASY; encoded by the exons ATGGCGTCGGCGAGGCTGAGCCCGAACGGCGTGGGGGCGGCGCTGGCGGGGGACACGAACCTCCGGCCCATCGTGCAGGTCGTCAACCTGCGCTGCGTCAACGTCGACGGCAAGGGCACGCCCCGGAGCGACCGGTGGCGCGGCCTCGTCTCCGACGGCGCCGAGACCTGCCCCGCGATGTTCGCCGGCCAGCTCAGCGACCTCGCGCGCTCCGGCCTCATCCGCCGCGGCTCCGTCGTGCAGCTCGACGAGTACGTCATCAACATGGTCGGCGGCAGAAG GGTTATCGTCGTTCTGAATTTGACAGTTCTTCTTGCGGAGTGTGACATCATTGGCAATCCAGTGATTACTCCAGAAAGTGAATCTTCTAATCAAAACAACCCAAGAGTGGAGCAATTTAACGGAACACGTCAATATGGTTTGGCGGCAGGAAACCCAAGTCCCACAAGGCCCAATGGCAATGTTCCAGTCTTCCAACCTTCGCTGGCAGGGAACTCCTTGAACACAGCCACCAGGCTCAGTGACAAATCTCCAGTCTTCCAGCCAACAGCACAGCCATCTTATCGTCCTGCACCCAGTTACAAAAATCAAGGAGCAATTGCGAAAAATGAAGCCCCTGCTAGAATAATCCCCATATCTTCTTTAAATCCTTATCAGGGCCGCTGGGCTATCAAGGGTAGAGTTACTGCAAAGGGAGACATCCGCCGGTACCACAATGCAAAAGGTGAAGGCAAAGTGTTCAACTTTGACCTGCTTGATTCTGATGGGGGTGAGATACGGGTGGCATGTTTCAACACTCAACTTGATCGCTTCTATGAAGTTGTGGAAGTTGGTAAGGTCTATGTGGTATCAAGAGGAAACTTGAAACCTGTACAGAGGAACTATAACCATCTGAACAGCGAGTGGGAGATTACGTTGGAGAGAGATTCATCAGTGGATCTTTGTCCTGATGAGAACAGCTCAATTCCTTCTCAGCAGTATAACTTCAGACCGATCAGTGAAATTGAGGATACTCCGACCGGTACTATACTTGATATCATAGGTGTTGCTATCTCTGTCAGCCCTTCCACCacagtacagaagaaaaatggcacgGAAACTCTGAAAAGAATTATTGGCCTGAAGGATATGTCTGGTCGAAGTGTTGATCTAACCATGTGGGGTGACTTTTGCAACAGAGAAGGCTCACAGCTGCAAGAAATGGTTGAACGTGGGGTCTTCCCTGTGCTGGGTGTCAAAACAGGAAGAGTGAATGATTTCAATGGCAAGTGTGTCGGCACAATTTCTTCCTCTCAACTCCTCATAGACCCTGATCTCTCTGAAGCTCATACTCTGAGGCAATGGTTCGACGGTGGAGGAAGGGATGCTTCTACTCAGTCCATATCCAGGGATCACACTCCTGCAGCATCAAGGAACGAGGTCCGAACGACAGTTGCTAAAATCAAGGATGATGGTCTTGGAATGGGAGACAAACCTGATTGGGTTACGGTGAAAGCCTCCATTATATTCTTCAAGAGCGACAACTTCTGCTACACAGCTTGCCCTACCAAGGAAGGTGACCGGCAGTGCAATAAGAAAGTGACAAAGGGGACCTCTGGCTTGTGGGTGTGTGACAAATGCGACAAGGAGTTTCCAGAGTGTGACTACAGGTATCTTCTGCAGCTTCAGATTCAAGATCACTCGGGAACAACTTGGGTGACAGCGTTTCAGGAGACCGCGCAAGAGTTACTAGGCTGCTCGGCGCTAGAACTCATTACATACAAAGAGAACGGAGACCCTCGTTTTGCAGAGACCATGCTCAGCTGTTTGTTCAAGGATTATCTGCTCAGGCTGAAAGTCAAAGAAGAAACGTACAGCGACGAGCGGAGAGTGAAGAACACATTGGTCAAAGTGGAGAGGTTTGATCCTGCTGCCGAAAGTAGATATCTGCTCGATTTACTTTCAAGGTCGGTGGCATCATATTGA